The window CGCCCGCGCTCGGCATCGTGGCAGTGGCCGCGCTTGCCCTTCTCCTTCTGCCCGCCGTGCCAGGCACCGCCCGCTAAAAGAGAAGCGATGGCCTTGCCCCCCGCGCTACCAGTCTCTTCGGGCGTCCAGGCGGCGGCTGACTCCGCGTGAGCCCCCCATGGCCATTGCATAGAGGGCGACTGGGGCCCCATGGCGGACGAACTGGTCTGTTCGTTTCGCCAGCGCATCCTCAGCAGGGGAAGAAGCGCATGGGGTAGCGCGTCTCGCCTTCGGAGGCCCCCGCGTGCGGCGTGGGGCCCCAGTTGCAACACCCGCTCACCCAGGGAGCGACGGCCGCCAGGTGACGCATGGGCCTCCTGTCAGGCGCCCTCATGCCGGCGAGACGGGGGCCGGTGCGTTGCCCTTGAGCAAGGCCAGCAGTCCGGCGAGCAGCCCGACCCCAGGCGAGCCTCCAAGGAGCGCTGCCCCCAGGATGGCCCGCGCGTAGTCGTCCCCTGTCGGTGCGCCCGACGCTTCGGGGGAGCTGAACATCCACCAATAGGCTGATACGCCCACCAACACCGTGGCGGCTCCGGAAATCAGCAGGAACCGCTTCCACGAGCCGCGCCCCTTTCGCACCGCGAACAGGTGGATGAGGAGTGACACGGCCCCGAGCACGCCCCCGCCAAGGAGCGCCAGAAAGAAAGACCCGATGACGAAGATTCCCATGGCGCAGCATCCTAAACGCCCGCTCATGAATCTCGCACGCGCTCAGGCGGCGCGCCGCAGATGGACCTTGCGGAGGATAGGACTGGCGCGCCGCTGGGCGTTGCGAGCGTGCAGGTAGGCATGGACGCGCCTCATGAGCTTCTGGAGGTGGCAAGCGCACGGCCCATGGTGGCAACCGACACCCGCGCCAGGCCCCGGCGCTCCATCTCCAGCGCGAGCAACTCCCGCGTCCACGTCGGGTGGCACCAGCCCACCTCTTCGGGAGTACCCGCCAGCACGCGCGAGAGAATGGCGAGGAAGCGCTCATCCACCTTCGCCTCGCCATTGGCCGCCCTGCGGTCCAACAGGGATTTACGCCGTCCCGTCCGGTAGCGATTGACTGCGGAGACGACCGGTTGCCGCAGAGGTCGGAACCTGCAGGGTTGCCATCAATGCAGTCTGCTGCGGTGCAACCCCGAGCGGCGTGTCTGCGACGAGGGTGGTACGATTGACATGTCCAAACGGATCATAATCAGCAACGCCCGAAACCCGGCGATTGGCATCCATGGTAAGGACAGGTTTTCCAATCGAGTCGTGACAATGTAATACAGTCCACAGGGGGCAGGTTCACCATTTGGATGGGCCGCTTGGGCCGGCATGTGCCCCGAGGGGCGGCGCACAGCCCGCGTGTCACCCTCCAGCGGCCCTTCTTGGCCCCTCTTCACCAGCCTGCCGCCCTCAACAGGGCTCCTATCCGTCCTATCCTTTTGTGGAGGTCGCACCGCGCTGCTGACCGGGGTGCGCCGGGGAGCTGGCGCCCGCGGGCTGTGCGTCGCCTTACCAGGGGCGGGCCTGGCCCGGAAGGCCACGTTCCCACTCCTCCTGCGAGTACCACTGCACCGCGCCCAGTTCCCCTGCGCCCTTCAGCCACTCCGCGATGATCTCGGACACCGTGATATTTCCTGCATGTCGGAGGAGCCACCGGCCTGGTACGTCGCCGATGGGGTTGGCCGTCACTTCGTGGAACCCATTCTCGGTCCAGGAGAACGAAAAGGAGGCGCTGGAGGCGCGCCTCTCGATGTGAGTGGTTCGATAGTTGGGTTGTTGGCCCGTCAGCCAAAGACGGAAGCGCTCAAGCACAGCCGCTGACTCCCAAGCGCGAGTATCGAGACGCTGTGCTTCGACGGAGACGTGGTTCCGCAAGACAGGGCGGATCCCTGCGGGCAGAGGCGCATCGCACTGGTCGCCTTCCCCCGCTTCAGTGAGTCGGCGCAGGATGACGGGGTGGGTCCCCCGGTACCGAACGCATCCGAACTCCTGGCAGCGAACGACCATGAGCGCGCGGTCGACCTCTTCGGGGGTGGTGGGCTGTCTCTGGACGTAGCAGTCGCCGCCAAGTCGTTCGGTCGCGAACGCGAACGTCTCTGGCGCAATGTGTGTGGGGACGCCGCATGCGGCGCAGCACTGGTCCACGACATAGAAGTCGCCAGGCACGTTCATGGGATGGGGCTCGTGCTGCTTCGACATGCGGTTCTCCTTGAGAGCGAGCCTACCTGGGAGCCGGGCTCAGGCGCTGTGCGATTCACGGATAGACA is drawn from Myxococcus xanthus and contains these coding sequences:
- a CDS encoding ferredoxin, giving the protein MSKQHEPHPMNVPGDFYVVDQCCAACGVPTHIAPETFAFATERLGGDCYVQRQPTTPEEVDRALMVVRCQEFGCVRYRGTHPVILRRLTEAGEGDQCDAPLPAGIRPVLRNHVSVEAQRLDTRAWESAAVLERFRLWLTGQQPNYRTTHIERRASSASFSFSWTENGFHEVTANPIGDVPGRWLLRHAGNITVSEIIAEWLKGAGELGAVQWYSQEEWERGLPGQARPW